A region from the Bactrocera dorsalis isolate Fly_Bdor chromosome 1, ASM2337382v1, whole genome shotgun sequence genome encodes:
- the LOC105232398 gene encoding uncharacterized protein LOC105232398 isoform X1, which translates to MDFKRDNKQTKESEDETKDDDEDGDSNSSRQAENVTEAERIKEAEKQNDTEDEEDYGLHVVSSVKEFKPPTPVVTLEGTHTTATTTESLASVESTDRIHKHVNFEQVMEELGMPTPSTSKVVDNVREYVKQIESRLEDYGTGVCSSPRYAATPQASAAQIIDVPRETLKLETIKGASELSFTSKLSDEFAAFTEVERMAHDEVERIVAENISPATKRLTERPDFQQVERENQEIAERFRQIMEMFDSFTKNLESLEMPGLQTGEETAENATLPLRRRLSFKSVRSTERASEAAVSAASAGSVSNEFYLEVHGESKGDVSKEAPAVQNDAHKSCNTTSNNAYPQKSEAGLDPMYRDMATTISGLELLDERKPTAADPSFYAARILPVQSLTTIGCQTSTDYFAVQMSPMETSSYSRLPSSIARDLSQTDDDIINALIIDSRTEPPTSSADAVTTTYNDITETSEINIAQSKSKFPSAAGQSALVKIREPPTTVDLTQDPNAPRVTSILTDSAGQVGSTTDAPCERTYHTIHIEANSSPSSSVLRRPPLCTRLWNVITDFCAAVCLCLQVNKDCLFCLGFFIAFVVSASFLTAFFYRTLSINPHLVQVPAGSQSFASHANALHIIQNDNTLYGL; encoded by the exons atggattttaaaagagataataaGCAGACTAAAGAGTCAGAAGATGAAACTAAAGATGATGACGAGGACGGCGACTCAAATAGTTCAAGGCAAGCTGAGAATGTAACAGAAGCCGAACGCATCAAAGAAGCTGAAAAACAAAACGACACTGAAGACGAAGAGGATTACGGCTTACATGTGGTCTCTAGCGTTAAGGAATTCAAGCCGCCAACGCCCGTAGTGACACTCGAAGGTACACACACGACAGCCACAACCACCGAGTCGTTGGCGAGTGTAGAGAGCACCGATAGAATACACAAGCACGTTAATTTCGAACAGGTCATGGAAGAGCTGGGTATGCCGACGCCATCTACCAGCAAGGTGGTGGATAATGTGCGAGAATACGTGAAACAGATTGAAAGTCGCTTAGAAGACTATGGAACTGGTGTTTGTTCATCTCCACGTTATGCGGCAACGCCACAGGCCAGCGCCGCACAAATTATAGACGTTCCAAGGGAAACGTTGAAGTTGGAGACCATCAAGGGAGCATCAGAGTTGAGTTTTACCAGCAAGCTTAGTGACGAGTTTGCGGCATTCACAGAAGTTGAACGTATGGCACACGACGAGGTGGAACGTATTGTGGCCGAAAACATTTCGCCAGCGACGAAACGTTTAACCGAAAGACCCGACTTTCAACAAGTGGAGCGCGAAAACCAAGAAATCGCCGAACGCTTTCGACAAATAATGGAAATGTTCGAcagttttaccaaaaatttggaGAGTCTCGAAATGCCTGGGTTACAGACAGGTGAGGAAACTGCTGAAAATGCGACATTGCCATTACGTAGGCGTTTAAGCTTTAAGAGCGTACGCAGCACGGAGCGAGCTAGCGAAGCGGCTGTTAGCGCAGCATCAGCGGGTAGTGTTTCCAACGAATTTTATTTGGAGGTGCACGGTGAAAGCAAAGGCGATGTTAGCAAAG AAGCACCAGCAGTGCAAAACGATGCGCACAAATCCTGCAATACAACCAGCAACAACGCCTATCCGCAAAAATCCGAAGCTGGCTTGGATCCAATGTACCGTGATATGGCCACCACAATCAGTGGTTTGGAGCTACTTGATGAGCGTAAGCCGACCGCTGCAGATCCATCGTTTTATGCAGCACGCATATTACCCGTGCAGAGTCTCACCACTATTGGCTGTCAGACTTCTACCGACTACTTCGCAGTGCAAATGTCACCGATGGAAACCAGCTCCTACAGTCGTTTACCTTCTTCCATAGCAAGAGATCTCTCACAAACCGACGATGATATTATCAATGCGCTCATAATTGATTCCAGAACCGAACCACCGACTAGCTCTGCTGACGCAGTCACCACTACCTACAACGACATTACCGAGACCAGCGAGATCAACATAGCACAGTCAAAGAGTAAGTTTCCTAGCGCAGCCGGTCAGTCAGCGTTGGTGAAGATACGTGAACCGCCGACTACAGTCGACTTAACACAAGATCCGAATGCACCACGTGTCACCTCCATACTCACCGACAGCGCCGGTCAAGTTGGTAGCACTACCGATGCGCCATGTGAACGCACCTACCACACCATACACATTGAGGCCAACTCTTCGCCATCCTCGAGTGTTCTGCGTCGTCCCCCGCTATGCACGCGTCTCTGGAATGTCATCACTGATTTTTGTGCCGCAGTCTGCCTATGTCTACAGGTTAATAAGGATTGTCTTTTCTGTTTGGGTTTCTTTATTGCATTCGTTGTGAGCGCTTCATTCTTAACGGCTTTTTTCTATCGTACTTTGAGTATTAATCCACACCTAGTACAAGTGCCAGCAGGTTCACAAAGCTTTGCAAGTCATGCTAATGCTTTGCATATCATACAAAATGATAACACTTTGTATGGGCTGTGA
- the LOC105232398 gene encoding uncharacterized protein LOC105232398 isoform X2: MDFKRDNKQTKESEDETKDDDEDGDSNSSRQAENVTEAERIKEAEKQNDTEDEEDYGLHVVSSVKEFKPPTPVVTLEGTHTTATTTESLASVESTDRIHKHVNFEQVMEELGMPTPSTSKVVDNVREYVKQIESRLEDYGTGVCSSPRYAATPQASAAQIIDVPRETLKLETIKGASELSFTSKLSDEFAAFTEVERMAHDEVERIVAENISPATKRLTERPDFQQVERENQEIAERFRQIMEMFDSFTKNLESLEMPGLQTGEETAENATLPLRRRLSFKSVRSTERASEAAVSAASAGSVSNEFYLEVHGESKGDVSKEAPAVQNDAHKSCNTTSNNAYPQKSEAGLDPMYRDMATTISGLELLDERKPTAADPSFYAARILPVQSLTTIGCQTSTDYFAVQMSPMETSSYSRLPSSIARDLSQTDDDIINALIIDSRTEPPTSSADAVTTTYNDITETSEINIAQSKSKFPSAAGQSALVKIREPPTTVDLTQDPNAPRVTSILTDSAGQVGSTTDAPCERTYHTIHIEANSSPSSSVLRRPPLCTRLWNVITDFCAAVCLCLQLLFVLYFAATISEGRKPKAVL; this comes from the exons atggattttaaaagagataataaGCAGACTAAAGAGTCAGAAGATGAAACTAAAGATGATGACGAGGACGGCGACTCAAATAGTTCAAGGCAAGCTGAGAATGTAACAGAAGCCGAACGCATCAAAGAAGCTGAAAAACAAAACGACACTGAAGACGAAGAGGATTACGGCTTACATGTGGTCTCTAGCGTTAAGGAATTCAAGCCGCCAACGCCCGTAGTGACACTCGAAGGTACACACACGACAGCCACAACCACCGAGTCGTTGGCGAGTGTAGAGAGCACCGATAGAATACACAAGCACGTTAATTTCGAACAGGTCATGGAAGAGCTGGGTATGCCGACGCCATCTACCAGCAAGGTGGTGGATAATGTGCGAGAATACGTGAAACAGATTGAAAGTCGCTTAGAAGACTATGGAACTGGTGTTTGTTCATCTCCACGTTATGCGGCAACGCCACAGGCCAGCGCCGCACAAATTATAGACGTTCCAAGGGAAACGTTGAAGTTGGAGACCATCAAGGGAGCATCAGAGTTGAGTTTTACCAGCAAGCTTAGTGACGAGTTTGCGGCATTCACAGAAGTTGAACGTATGGCACACGACGAGGTGGAACGTATTGTGGCCGAAAACATTTCGCCAGCGACGAAACGTTTAACCGAAAGACCCGACTTTCAACAAGTGGAGCGCGAAAACCAAGAAATCGCCGAACGCTTTCGACAAATAATGGAAATGTTCGAcagttttaccaaaaatttggaGAGTCTCGAAATGCCTGGGTTACAGACAGGTGAGGAAACTGCTGAAAATGCGACATTGCCATTACGTAGGCGTTTAAGCTTTAAGAGCGTACGCAGCACGGAGCGAGCTAGCGAAGCGGCTGTTAGCGCAGCATCAGCGGGTAGTGTTTCCAACGAATTTTATTTGGAGGTGCACGGTGAAAGCAAAGGCGATGTTAGCAAAG AAGCACCAGCAGTGCAAAACGATGCGCACAAATCCTGCAATACAACCAGCAACAACGCCTATCCGCAAAAATCCGAAGCTGGCTTGGATCCAATGTACCGTGATATGGCCACCACAATCAGTGGTTTGGAGCTACTTGATGAGCGTAAGCCGACCGCTGCAGATCCATCGTTTTATGCAGCACGCATATTACCCGTGCAGAGTCTCACCACTATTGGCTGTCAGACTTCTACCGACTACTTCGCAGTGCAAATGTCACCGATGGAAACCAGCTCCTACAGTCGTTTACCTTCTTCCATAGCAAGAGATCTCTCACAAACCGACGATGATATTATCAATGCGCTCATAATTGATTCCAGAACCGAACCACCGACTAGCTCTGCTGACGCAGTCACCACTACCTACAACGACATTACCGAGACCAGCGAGATCAACATAGCACAGTCAAAGAGTAAGTTTCCTAGCGCAGCCGGTCAGTCAGCGTTGGTGAAGATACGTGAACCGCCGACTACAGTCGACTTAACACAAGATCCGAATGCACCACGTGTCACCTCCATACTCACCGACAGCGCCGGTCAAGTTGGTAGCACTACCGATGCGCCATGTGAACGCACCTACCACACCATACACATTGAGGCCAACTCTTCGCCATCCTCGAGTGTTCTGCGTCGTCCCCCGCTATGCACGCGTCTCTGGAATGTCATCACTGATTTTTGTGCCGCAGTCTGCCTATGTCTACAG
- the LOC105232398 gene encoding uncharacterized protein LOC105232398 isoform X3 — protein sequence MDFKRDNKQTKESEDETKDDDEDGDSNSSRQAENVTEAERIKEAEKQNDTEDEEDYGLHVVSSVKEFKPPTPVVTLEGTHTTATTTESLASVESTDRIHKHVNFEQVMEELGMPTPSTSKVVDNVREYVKQIESRLEDYGTGVCSSPRYAATPQASAAQIIDVPRETLKLETIKGASELSFTSKLSDEFAAFTEVERMAHDEVERIVAENISPATKRLTERPDFQQVERENQEIAERFRQIMEMFDSFTKNLESLEMPGLQTGEETAENATLPLRRRLSFKSVRSTERASEAAVSAASAGSVSNEFYLEVHGESKGDVSKEAPAVQNDAHKSCNTTSNNAYPQKSEAGLDPMYRDMATTISGLELLDERKPTAADPSFYAARILPVQSLTTIGCQTSTDYFAVQMSPMETSSYSRLPSSIARDLSQTDDDIINALIIDSRTEPPTSSADAVTTTYNDITETSEINIAQSKSKFPSAAGQSALVKIREPPTTVDLTQDPNAPRVTSILTDSAGQVGSTTDAPCERTYHTIHIEANSSPSSSVLRRPPLCTRLWNVITDFCAAVCLCLQFNCELH from the exons atggattttaaaagagataataaGCAGACTAAAGAGTCAGAAGATGAAACTAAAGATGATGACGAGGACGGCGACTCAAATAGTTCAAGGCAAGCTGAGAATGTAACAGAAGCCGAACGCATCAAAGAAGCTGAAAAACAAAACGACACTGAAGACGAAGAGGATTACGGCTTACATGTGGTCTCTAGCGTTAAGGAATTCAAGCCGCCAACGCCCGTAGTGACACTCGAAGGTACACACACGACAGCCACAACCACCGAGTCGTTGGCGAGTGTAGAGAGCACCGATAGAATACACAAGCACGTTAATTTCGAACAGGTCATGGAAGAGCTGGGTATGCCGACGCCATCTACCAGCAAGGTGGTGGATAATGTGCGAGAATACGTGAAACAGATTGAAAGTCGCTTAGAAGACTATGGAACTGGTGTTTGTTCATCTCCACGTTATGCGGCAACGCCACAGGCCAGCGCCGCACAAATTATAGACGTTCCAAGGGAAACGTTGAAGTTGGAGACCATCAAGGGAGCATCAGAGTTGAGTTTTACCAGCAAGCTTAGTGACGAGTTTGCGGCATTCACAGAAGTTGAACGTATGGCACACGACGAGGTGGAACGTATTGTGGCCGAAAACATTTCGCCAGCGACGAAACGTTTAACCGAAAGACCCGACTTTCAACAAGTGGAGCGCGAAAACCAAGAAATCGCCGAACGCTTTCGACAAATAATGGAAATGTTCGAcagttttaccaaaaatttggaGAGTCTCGAAATGCCTGGGTTACAGACAGGTGAGGAAACTGCTGAAAATGCGACATTGCCATTACGTAGGCGTTTAAGCTTTAAGAGCGTACGCAGCACGGAGCGAGCTAGCGAAGCGGCTGTTAGCGCAGCATCAGCGGGTAGTGTTTCCAACGAATTTTATTTGGAGGTGCACGGTGAAAGCAAAGGCGATGTTAGCAAAG AAGCACCAGCAGTGCAAAACGATGCGCACAAATCCTGCAATACAACCAGCAACAACGCCTATCCGCAAAAATCCGAAGCTGGCTTGGATCCAATGTACCGTGATATGGCCACCACAATCAGTGGTTTGGAGCTACTTGATGAGCGTAAGCCGACCGCTGCAGATCCATCGTTTTATGCAGCACGCATATTACCCGTGCAGAGTCTCACCACTATTGGCTGTCAGACTTCTACCGACTACTTCGCAGTGCAAATGTCACCGATGGAAACCAGCTCCTACAGTCGTTTACCTTCTTCCATAGCAAGAGATCTCTCACAAACCGACGATGATATTATCAATGCGCTCATAATTGATTCCAGAACCGAACCACCGACTAGCTCTGCTGACGCAGTCACCACTACCTACAACGACATTACCGAGACCAGCGAGATCAACATAGCACAGTCAAAGAGTAAGTTTCCTAGCGCAGCCGGTCAGTCAGCGTTGGTGAAGATACGTGAACCGCCGACTACAGTCGACTTAACACAAGATCCGAATGCACCACGTGTCACCTCCATACTCACCGACAGCGCCGGTCAAGTTGGTAGCACTACCGATGCGCCATGTGAACGCACCTACCACACCATACACATTGAGGCCAACTCTTCGCCATCCTCGAGTGTTCTGCGTCGTCCCCCGCTATGCACGCGTCTCTGGAATGTCATCACTGATTTTTGTGCCGCAGTCTGCCTATGTCTACAG